The Candidatus Polarisedimenticolaceae bacterium genome includes a window with the following:
- a CDS encoding sigma-70 family RNA polymerase sigma factor → MLVPLLFRELSIDDYVDQDDGVRLGTLLADDKSENPLEKVYAKEVVRLVHLALGGLDERELHIIRNRFGLLGGRELTLEEIGRNLGLSRERVRQLEREAKDKLRQNLSRHLPQLRFSLA, encoded by the coding sequence ATGCTCGTACCTCTGCTGTTTCGTGAGCTCTCGATCGACGACTACGTGGACCAGGATGACGGCGTTCGGCTCGGTACGCTGCTCGCCGACGACAAGTCCGAGAATCCGCTGGAGAAGGTGTACGCCAAGGAAGTCGTGCGCCTCGTGCATCTCGCACTGGGCGGGCTGGACGAGCGCGAGCTGCACATCATCCGGAACCGCTTCGGCCTGCTCGGCGGGCGCGAGCTGACCCTCGAGGAAATCGGCCGCAACCTCGGCCTCAGCCGCGAGCGCGTGCGCCAACTCGAACGCGAAGCCAAGGACAAGTTGCGGCAGAACCTCTCGCGGCACCTGCCCCAGCTGCGGTTCTCCCTGGCCTGA
- the bamA gene encoding outer membrane protein assembly factor BamA: MTRRARAAATLLAATVGLAAGAAEQPERTRLHRFLEEKLSAAVRGEVRFGSLDVSVTGLEARFEDASLTIPAGDAPPLTVLAGSGSVRLAWSSLAAMAAGRVRLEELVLDAPDVAIDARWVEAFARRPKGKSAVQVELVRVRVAGGRVTYRDAAQALDARLSGANFDGVWDAYRHALVGPASASGSIVRPPIEKALPFEASGTLRWSQRGIDLERFALAGAGLHGNLDGVVRLAGATSFSATAEVEGPVSGLHAYLGEFPEIGGVARATLRIDKGGPGFLVLGEAHVDGFRLGPLAAASADARLSITPAGLELRDLRARAFGGEVTGSVDVGFSRPTSFRTDVAGSGVDVRAILDLAKLPFPVAASANGTFAVTGEPGRPETWRGSASFDAVPGPGPGLPTAGSGTVRFLEGRVAIDRAPVRLSGARLVVDVDASLTGPEVPSTVRLEGSTADAAATQRGTLTILEALQVAPPEIVRRPISGTGTLAATIVLGESPSFDLLLDLAEGAWDGQRFDAAHLDLALSGPTLSIRALRARDGASSVEASATLRVDEQVAIERLDLAAAGLPLGALLARAGVDLDADGLADAALTLEAGPAGLRGGGTVGLRDGVVFGESVDAASAGVVVEAGRWRFRDAVAHGPALDLRFELDLDPAAGTVSGSLEEANARLDRLSLVGASGLEGSGTLSLSGPFAWGPEGPQASFRTRGHDARLAKSDVALAQRAPGDLDGELRLDADGAHVRLGDTTNGRWRLAASIGWGKDLPLLADVELRDAVFGGGAAGLAASVQLTARARVSGPLARPADLTIEGATERLALQVGPRTIVNEGPIPFGMTSGALRVGPASLRGEASRFDAELRVDVASGILDGRLDGTVDLSVLGVLIRDLRASGVATAALEIGGTLEAPRLDGRIDVDGARARILGFPQPIEDLRATATFEGDVLRVDGASAQVGGGQVLVQGSWHLSGAEAGRYDFTLDATRVTLTYPVGFRGIYDADLRLAGDVDRGRLTGRVDLVQGLYDRDFDAAALITEPVRAVSGAEEPGLPENVTLDVDVLADGNVWMRNNLGRLEARAAMDVGGSLARPEVTGRVELVEGGKIRFRGVDYTVESGTVDLVDRQRILPLVDFRGRTRVREYEIELHVEGTVDKLRYELTSYPALSEQDIISLLLTGQTIDALQSDSPSGGASTDVAASYFAGFLTGRFSRPVEKALGLEQFQITPLVAPGQADPTARVTVAKQLGTRLRFAYSVDVGTVDSEIYQLEWDMTRRFRFLLESSQDVGIGGDVTYTARFGEKNGRAEAPVSKSSVPEARAASVAIEGLEPGLASDLRERVPIREGDPFTRGDLYEGADAIRRELVERGYLQARVEPVRSAVDAAPGEEPRPLPMQRVTYAVEAGPRVEVRIEASSWRERRRAAGRLEKFWLDSLFSLDLYTEAAEVIRRDLQQRGRYASDVEHVHEAIDDASATLRYFVDPGPKVAVKEVRLEGVAALSMDLARSVVLTRPKSLLGGGRLIPEVLAEDVRALRVLYRKEGYLAVRVAEPTVTLDLDGKRATVVIRVEEGERHRVGTVEVPESLAIPAATLREWTRLTPGGVFSTTALADAEASLRERLDRAGYPDAVVVGSYALHDAVADVVVRVEPGGFRRIATIEIQGATRTRRKVLEREFQFAAGDPLSRESLLATQQRLYRLGIFRTVKLDYVPAPGEDPAAQVVRIRVQEAPPISLSFGPGYTSEEGARVTFALTHANLGGYDRSAGLQGRWSGTEKRVQVFAQEPRLFGRMIDTVTSFSWEDTEISGFLVNRRSFAARFQRKLDRRWTRLLRYNFQKVDVEPGENPDPLDLLDQKITNLRLGDVGIAYTRDTRDDPFLPTRGGVASAELRVFAPPLFSDESFAKLFLQGSLTRGIGDRWSYSASVRIGAAKPWSSTTFVPLSERYFAGGDSTLRGFPRDGVGVQFEGVDLGGEGLLLVNQELRRSLWRSLKLVTFVDIGNVYLRLADFDLGDLRESAGLGFRYETPIGPLRAEYGWKLDRREGESPGEFHLAIGAVF; encoded by the coding sequence TCCGCCCGCCGATCGAGAAGGCGCTCCCGTTCGAGGCCTCGGGAACGCTGCGCTGGTCGCAGCGCGGGATCGACCTCGAGCGATTCGCGCTCGCGGGCGCCGGGCTTCACGGGAACCTGGACGGCGTCGTGCGCCTCGCCGGCGCGACGTCGTTCTCCGCGACCGCCGAGGTCGAAGGCCCCGTCTCGGGGCTTCACGCCTACCTCGGCGAGTTCCCCGAGATCGGCGGCGTCGCGCGCGCGACCCTCCGGATCGACAAGGGAGGGCCCGGATTCCTGGTGCTCGGCGAGGCCCATGTCGACGGTTTCCGACTCGGACCGCTCGCCGCCGCCTCCGCCGACGCCCGCCTCTCGATCACCCCGGCGGGCCTCGAGCTCCGAGATCTCCGCGCGCGCGCCTTCGGCGGCGAGGTCACGGGATCGGTCGACGTCGGATTCTCCCGACCGACTTCCTTCCGGACCGACGTCGCCGGGAGCGGCGTCGACGTGCGGGCGATCCTCGACCTCGCGAAGCTCCCGTTCCCCGTCGCCGCGTCGGCGAACGGGACGTTCGCGGTGACGGGGGAACCGGGGCGGCCGGAGACCTGGCGCGGATCGGCCTCCTTCGACGCCGTCCCCGGCCCCGGCCCGGGACTTCCGACCGCGGGGAGCGGTACCGTTCGCTTCCTCGAGGGGCGGGTCGCGATCGACCGTGCGCCGGTCCGGCTTTCGGGTGCGCGCCTGGTGGTGGACGTCGATGCCTCCCTGACCGGTCCGGAGGTTCCGTCGACCGTGCGGCTCGAGGGCTCGACCGCGGACGCCGCCGCGACCCAGCGAGGCACGCTCACGATCCTCGAGGCGCTTCAGGTGGCGCCCCCGGAAATCGTGCGTCGCCCGATCTCGGGGACCGGCACGCTCGCCGCGACGATCGTCCTGGGTGAGAGCCCGTCGTTCGATCTCCTGCTCGATCTCGCCGAAGGCGCTTGGGACGGCCAGCGCTTCGACGCCGCACACCTCGACCTCGCGCTCTCTGGTCCCACCCTGTCGATCCGGGCCCTGCGCGCGCGGGACGGTGCCTCGAGCGTCGAGGCCAGCGCCACCCTTCGCGTCGACGAACAGGTCGCGATCGAGCGTCTCGACCTCGCCGCGGCCGGCCTGCCGCTCGGGGCGCTGCTCGCGCGCGCCGGTGTCGATCTCGACGCCGACGGGCTCGCCGACGCCGCATTGACGCTCGAAGCCGGACCCGCAGGGCTGCGCGGCGGCGGGACGGTCGGGCTGCGCGACGGAGTCGTGTTCGGCGAGTCGGTGGACGCGGCGTCGGCCGGCGTCGTGGTGGAGGCCGGACGCTGGCGGTTCCGCGACGCGGTCGCGCACGGACCCGCGCTCGACCTCCGGTTCGAGCTCGACCTCGACCCCGCGGCGGGGACCGTGTCGGGGTCGCTCGAGGAGGCGAATGCGCGCCTGGATCGCCTCTCGCTCGTCGGAGCCTCGGGGCTCGAGGGAAGCGGCACCCTCTCCCTGTCGGGTCCGTTCGCGTGGGGACCGGAGGGGCCGCAGGCCAGTTTCCGGACCCGCGGGCACGACGCCCGCCTGGCGAAGTCGGACGTCGCGCTCGCCCAGCGCGCCCCGGGGGACCTCGACGGCGAGCTGCGTTTGGACGCGGACGGGGCGCACGTCCGGCTCGGCGACACGACGAACGGGCGCTGGAGGCTGGCCGCATCGATCGGATGGGGGAAGGACCTGCCGCTGCTCGCCGACGTCGAGCTGCGGGACGCCGTCTTCGGAGGCGGCGCCGCCGGGTTGGCGGCGTCGGTCCAGCTCACCGCTCGGGCGCGCGTGAGCGGGCCGCTCGCGCGCCCGGCGGACCTGACGATCGAGGGCGCGACCGAGCGCCTCGCGCTCCAGGTGGGGCCGCGCACGATCGTGAACGAAGGGCCGATTCCGTTCGGAATGACGAGCGGCGCGTTGCGCGTCGGCCCGGCGAGTCTGCGCGGCGAAGCGAGCCGCTTCGACGCCGAGCTCCGGGTCGACGTCGCCTCGGGAATCCTGGACGGCCGGCTCGACGGCACCGTCGATCTGTCGGTGCTCGGCGTCCTCATCCGCGATCTCCGGGCGTCGGGCGTCGCGACGGCGGCGCTCGAGATCGGGGGAACCCTGGAAGCGCCGCGGCTGGACGGGAGGATCGACGTCGACGGTGCGCGCGCGCGGATCCTCGGGTTTCCGCAGCCGATCGAGGATCTCCGCGCGACCGCGACGTTCGAGGGAGACGTCCTGCGCGTGGACGGCGCGTCGGCTCAGGTCGGCGGCGGGCAGGTGCTCGTGCAGGGAAGCTGGCACCTCTCCGGAGCGGAGGCGGGGCGCTACGACTTCACGCTCGACGCGACGCGCGTCACGCTGACCTACCCGGTGGGTTTCCGCGGAATCTACGACGCGGACCTCCGGCTCGCCGGGGACGTCGACCGGGGGCGGCTGACCGGGCGCGTGGACCTCGTGCAGGGGCTGTACGACCGGGACTTCGACGCGGCGGCGCTGATCACGGAGCCCGTCCGCGCGGTGAGCGGCGCGGAGGAGCCGGGACTCCCGGAGAACGTGACCCTCGACGTGGACGTCCTGGCGGACGGCAACGTCTGGATGCGCAACAACCTCGGCAGGCTCGAGGCACGCGCGGCCATGGACGTCGGAGGCAGCCTGGCGCGTCCGGAGGTCACCGGTCGCGTCGAGCTCGTCGAAGGGGGCAAGATCCGGTTCCGGGGCGTGGACTACACGGTCGAATCCGGCACCGTCGACCTCGTGGACCGGCAGCGGATCCTCCCGCTGGTCGACTTCCGCGGACGCACCCGCGTGCGCGAATACGAGATCGAGCTGCACGTGGAGGGGACCGTCGACAAGCTCCGCTACGAGCTCACGAGTTATCCGGCACTGAGCGAGCAGGACATCATCTCGCTGCTGCTCACCGGCCAGACGATCGACGCGCTGCAGAGCGACTCGCCCAGCGGCGGAGCGTCCACCGACGTCGCGGCGAGCTACTTTGCGGGGTTCCTGACCGGGCGCTTCTCGCGGCCGGTCGAGAAGGCGCTCGGGCTCGAGCAGTTCCAGATCACCCCGCTGGTCGCGCCCGGACAGGCCGACCCCACCGCGCGCGTGACCGTGGCCAAGCAGCTCGGAACGAGGCTTCGTTTCGCCTACTCGGTCGACGTCGGCACCGTCGATTCGGAGATCTACCAGCTCGAATGGGACATGACCCGGCGGTTCCGGTTCCTGCTCGAATCGAGCCAGGACGTCGGGATCGGCGGCGACGTCACCTACACCGCCCGCTTCGGCGAGAAGAACGGCCGCGCGGAGGCGCCCGTTTCCAAGTCGTCCGTGCCCGAGGCCCGCGCCGCCTCCGTCGCGATCGAGGGTCTCGAACCCGGGCTCGCCTCGGACCTCCGGGAGCGGGTTCCGATCCGCGAGGGCGACCCGTTCACGCGGGGCGATCTCTACGAAGGCGCGGACGCGATCCGCCGCGAGCTCGTCGAGCGGGGGTACCTGCAGGCGCGCGTCGAACCGGTGCGCTCCGCCGTGGACGCGGCCCCCGGCGAGGAACCTCGCCCGCTTCCGATGCAGCGGGTGACGTACGCGGTGGAAGCCGGACCGCGGGTCGAGGTGCGGATCGAGGCGTCCTCCTGGAGGGAGCGGCGCCGGGCGGCCGGCCGCCTCGAGAAGTTCTGGCTCGATTCGCTCTTCTCGCTCGATCTCTACACCGAAGCGGCCGAGGTGATCCGTCGCGACCTCCAGCAGCGCGGCCGGTACGCCTCGGACGTCGAGCACGTCCACGAGGCGATCGACGACGCGTCCGCAACGCTCCGGTACTTCGTCGACCCGGGTCCGAAGGTCGCCGTGAAGGAGGTTCGCCTCGAAGGCGTGGCGGCGCTCTCGATGGACCTCGCACGATCGGTCGTCCTCACCCGGCCGAAGAGCCTGCTCGGCGGCGGACGTCTGATCCCCGAGGTCCTGGCGGAGGACGTTCGCGCCCTGCGCGTCCTCTACCGCAAGGAGGGATACCTCGCGGTGCGCGTGGCGGAACCGACGGTGACGCTCGACCTCGACGGGAAGCGCGCGACGGTCGTGATCCGCGTCGAGGAAGGGGAGCGCCATCGGGTGGGAACCGTGGAGGTTCCGGAGTCGCTGGCGATTCCGGCCGCGACGCTCCGGGAGTGGACGCGGCTCACGCCGGGAGGCGTGTTCTCCACGACCGCTCTCGCGGACGCCGAAGCGTCGCTTCGGGAAAGGCTCGACCGCGCGGGATATCCCGACGCGGTGGTCGTCGGGAGCTACGCGCTCCACGACGCCGTCGCCGACGTCGTTGTGCGGGTGGAGCCGGGAGGCTTCCGGCGGATCGCCACGATCGAGATCCAGGGGGCGACGCGGACCCGCCGGAAGGTCCTCGAGCGCGAGTTCCAGTTCGCCGCGGGCGACCCGCTCTCCCGCGAGTCCCTCCTCGCGACCCAGCAGCGGCTCTACCGACTCGGCATCTTCCGGACGGTGAAGCTCGATTACGTCCCCGCTCCCGGCGAGGACCCGGCCGCGCAGGTCGTCCGGATCCGGGTGCAGGAGGCGCCGCCGATCAGCCTCTCCTTCGGCCCGGGCTACACCTCCGAGGAGGGGGCGCGCGTCACGTTCGCGCTCACCCACGCGAACCTCGGCGGGTACGACCGGAGCGCGGGGCTTCAGGGGCGCTGGAGCGGCACGGAGAAGCGCGTCCAGGTCTTCGCGCAGGAGCCGCGGCTGTTCGGCCGCATGATCGACACCGTCACGTCGTTCTCCTGGGAAGACACCGAGATCTCGGGGTTCCTCGTCAACCGGAGGTCCTTCGCGGCGCGTTTCCAGCGCAAGCTCGACCGCCGGTGGACCCGTCTGCTGCGCTACAACTTCCAGAAGGTGGACGTCGAGCCGGGGGAGAACCCCGACCCGCTCGATCTGCTCGACCAGAAGATCACGAACCTCCGTCTGGGCGACGTCGGGATCGCCTACACCCGCGACACGCGCGACGACCCGTTCCTGCCCACCCGCGGCGGCGTCGCGTCCGCGGAGCTGCGCGTGTTCGCGCCGCCGCTGTTCTCCGACGAGTCGTTCGCGAAACTGTTCCTGCAGGGCTCGCTGACCCGCGGCATCGGGGACCGGTGGTCCTACAGCGCCTCGGTGCGCATCGGGGCGGCGAAACCCTGGAGCTCCACCACGTTCGTCCCGCTGTCGGAGCGTTATTTCGCCGGCGGCGACTCGACGTTGCGAGGCTTCCCTCGCGACGGCGTCGGGGTCCAGTTCGAGGGGGTGGACCTCGGCGGCGAGGGACTCCTCCTCGTGAACCAGGAGCTGCGGCGAAGCCTGTGGCGCTCGCTCAAGCTCGTGACGTTCGTCGACATCGGCAACGTCTACCTCCGCCTCGCCGACTTCGACCTCGGCGACCTGCGCGAGTCGGCGGGACTCGGGTTCCGTTACGAGACGCCGATCGGTCCGCTCCGCGCCGAATACGGTTGGAAGCTCGACCGACGCGAAGGGGAGTCGCCGGGCGAGTTCCACCTCGCGATCGGCGCCGTCTTCTGA